A single genomic interval of Sceloporus undulatus isolate JIND9_A2432 ecotype Alabama chromosome 2, SceUnd_v1.1, whole genome shotgun sequence harbors:
- the TMEM215 gene encoding transmembrane protein 215: MRPDDINPRTGLVVALVSVFLVFGFMFTVSGIKGETLGDIPLLAIGPAICLPGIAAIALTRKTDGCTKWPEHRCCPPCSCCCRKRNRDKDALELLRTPSDLESGKGSCDELAGKAFLGMAAKGGSGGAAPTCAAITTIASSATLEGSREEEEGKGYLENCCPEMPGNVLVAEEEDEATLYSSAFQRSSPVLAKPAATTTIPTPTTPAVAAEEEDNLGLASSSDTIIVCSYKDTSSPYDRYCCYINPSEELCEEEEEEEDHEAIV; encoded by the coding sequence ATGCGACCCGACGACATCAACCCTCGGACGGGGCTGGTGGTGGCCCTGGTCAGCGTCTTCCTGGTCTTCGGCTTCATGTTCACCGTGTCGGGGATCAAAGGGGAGACTCTGGGGGACATCCCTCTGCTGGCCATCGGGCCGGCTATTTGCCTGCCGGGCATCGCGGCCATCGCTCTGACCCGCAAGACCGACGGCTGCACCAAGTGGCCCGAGCACCGCTGCTGCCCGCCTTGCAGCTGCTGCTGCCGCAAGAGGAACCGGGACAAGGACGCCCTGGAGCTGCTCAGGACCCCCTCGGACCTGGAGTCCGGCAAAGGCAGCTGCGACGAACTGGCCGGCAAAGCCTTTCTGGGGATGGCTGCCAAGGGGGGCTCGGGGGGCGCCGCTCCGACGTGTGCCGCGATTACCACCATCGCCTCCTCTGCAACTTTGGAGGggtcaagggaggaggaggaggggaagggctACTTGGAGAACTGCTGCCCGGAGATGCCCGGGAATGTCTTGGTggccgaggaggaggacgaggccacCCTTTACAGTAGTGCCTTCCAAAGGTCCTCCCCGGTTTTAGCAAAGCCGGCCGCCACTACTACTATTCCTACTCCTACTACTCCCGCCGtcgcagcggaggaggaggacaaccTTGGCCTCGCCTCCAGCAGCGACACCATCATCGTCTGCTCCTACAAGGATACTAGCAGCCCTTACGACAGGTACTGCTGTTACATAAACCCCAGCGAGGAGCtctgcgaggaggaggaggaggaggaggaccacgaGGCCATCGTCTGA